From one Brachypodium distachyon strain Bd21 chromosome 4, Brachypodium_distachyon_v3.0, whole genome shotgun sequence genomic stretch:
- the LOC100822676 gene encoding ribonucleases P/MRP protein subunit POP1 — MAGGGAVPPPPRQLEVRRYAAARAGELRSLHAAVSARLGGERFQQPRSARRRTTGHLPSKRRRGTTSRDASAEETTEEGGRSAPRVSRRVRRRRELAGNPAEGFSVAGDGARRLRTHLWHAKRFSMARRWGFVLPVGPQGSGRGSRAVLKWLQNGTVVHDASYFIPIQLEGPEDSLLSILRMVLCPPPADETPDLKLLQDKVMQGVCYENAMLWRTGSPHYQIVGPVTYMWRPHSGESSKLEAKADLSNSQTRFDEGSWNPLQRQLWIWIHPAALDEGLAAIKFACEKQMQDFGVVVNCFSLEGKLARLEVMGSKAMESLKSALHPVSNMIDRVISMRNTSKPSDPSLDSSTGCHLLKASAINHAEILQPGAILSMIVGDPREVPFEGTDSPLKSVPDQENKHLEEGGLVPNVDEAPSEERDIMSSMHPGRHDLLLSDCRGMWDSCYKINPPVAEEILCMEKHHRRIKFFCLDSGNDQGKETQEKDLFSQSCPAILLKQAKERWSLILPLSWVKPFWLFLVSHGAHAIGLRDRRWIASKFKMPCFPHDYPDSKAYSSFMAEEAAALDKAAEYRPSAKRPPRVPVPPLWHCIKASLNKDGIVKGLEVDDLKRFATELPECLPVNSNCGDSGVASFQQVVPRTIQTLRQYVKEFDMKSLSSSYEMETDTDQPNLVSGGTIKMSCSVSGLCLVRVLLRAFKEGSFEDGAVVCAPFPSDLSAWKIRAEDEEECMENWEVQLPQSNVSSHFSWLDPGTSHLELPKDEAALKAFRWPIGFVTTGFVHGSTGKDAVAVAFCEARLLAVLRRQQWDHESMQSREICVLVRNTRSTAYRRALATVVLEQQEEDLEFL; from the exons atggcgggcggcggcgcggtgcccccgccgccgcggcagctgGAGGTCCGGCGctacgcggcggcgcgcgcgggcgagcTCCGGTCGCTGCACGCCGCCGTCTCGGCCCGCCTCGGGGGCGAACGCTTCCAGCAGCCCcgctccgcgcgccgccgcaccaCGGGGCACCTCCCCTccaagcgccgccgcggcaccaCGAGCAGAGACGCCTCCGCCGAGGAGACAACGGAGGAGGGGGGTCGTTCCGCGCCGCGCGTGTCCAGGAgggtgaggcggcggcgggagctcGCGGGGAACCCGGCGGAGGGGTTCTCCGTCGCAGgggacggcgcgcggcggctgcgTACGCACCTGTGGCACGCCAAGAGGTTCTCCATGGCCAGGCGGTGGGGGTTCGTCCTCCCCGTCGGTCCCCAGGGGAG TGGAAGGGGTTCAAGGGCAGTTTTGAAGTGGCTACAGAATGGAACAGTGGTTCATGATGCTAGCTACTTCATTCCAATTCAGCTAGAAGGTCCAGAG GACTCCCTGTTATCCATTCTCAGAATGGTTTTGTGTCCCCCTCCTGCAGATGAAACACCTGATTTGAAGCTCCTACAAGATAAAGTTATGCAAGGTGTTTGCTATGAGAATGCTATG CTTTGGCGTACTGGGAGTCCCCATTATCAAATTGTTGGACCAGTGACATACATGTGGCGACCACACTCAGGAGAGAGTAGCAAATTGGAGGCCAAAGCAGATTTGTCCAATTCACAAACTAGATTTGATGAAGGAAGCTGGAATCCTTTACAACGCCAATTATGGATATGGATCCATCCTGCTGCTCTCGATGAAGGGCTTGCTGCAATCAAATTTGCATGCGAGAAACAG ATGCAAGATTTTGGTGTTGTTGTCAACTGTTTCTCACTAGAGGGCAAACTTGCAAGATTGGAAGTCATGGGATCCAAGGCTATGGAATCTCTTAAGAGTGCATTGCACCCAGTTAGCAA TATGATCGACAGGGTAATTAGTATGAGGAATACATCTAAACCAAGTGATCCTTCTCTGGATTCCTCTACTGGCTGTCATCTTTTGAAAGCATCTGCCATCAATCATGCTGAGATTCTGCAGCCTGGTGCTATACTGTCCATGATAGTTGGTGACCCCAGGGAAGTTCCATTTGAGGGAACGGATTCTCCTTTAAAATCAGTTCCAGACCAGGAGAACAAACACTTGGAGGAGGGAGGCCTAGTTCCAAATGTTGATGAGGCACCATCTGAGGAGAGAGACATAATGTCATCGATGCACCCTGGAAGACACGATTTGCTCCTTTCGGACTGTAGAGGAATGTGGGATTCCTGCTATAAGATAAACCCCCCTGTGGCTGAGGAGATCCTTTGTATGGAGAAACACCACAGGCGTATAAAGTTTTTCTGTCTGGATTCTGGAAATGATCAAGGAAAAGAAACTCAAGAGAAGGATCTTTTCAGTCAATCCTGCCCTGCTATTCTTCTGAAACAGGCTAAAGAAAG GTGGTCTCTTATTCTACCTTTGAGCTGGGTAAAGCCCTTTTGGCTCTTTCTAGTGTCTCATGGTGCACATGCGATTGGCTTAAGAGACAGGCGGTGGATTGCATCAAAG TTCAAGATGCCATGCTTTCCTCATGATTATCCAGACAGCAAAGCGTATTCATCGTTTATGGCTGAAGAGGCTGCTGCTTTGGATAAAGCAGCTGAGTACCGCCCTTCTGCCAAGAGACCTCCAAGAGTTCCTGTACCACCCTTATGGCATTGCATCAAGGCTAGTTTAAATAAGGATGGCATAGTGAAAGGTCTTGAAGTAGATGACTTGAAGCGTTTTGCTACGGAGTTACCTGAATGTTTGCCAGTAAATTCCAACTGTGGAGATTCAGGTGTTGCATCCTTCCAACAAGTGGTGCCAAGAACCATCCAAACCTTGAGGCAGTATGTAAAAGAATTTGATATGAAGTCTTTGAGTTCTTCATATGAGATGGAAACAGATACTGACCAACCCAATTTAGTTTCTGGTGGTACCATTAAAATGTCATGTTCTGTAAGCGGATTGTGCCTTGTAAGGGTCCTGCTCCGAGCATTCAAGGAAGGTTCTTTTGAAGACGGCGCTGTTGTTTGTGCCCCATTTCCATCAGATCTTTCGGCTTGGAAAATCAG AGCAGAGGACGAGGAAGAATGTATGGAAAATTGGGAAGTCCAGCTCCCCCAGTCCAATGTCAGTTCTCATTTCTCTTGGCTGGATCCTGGAACCAGCCACCTCGAATTGCCCAAAGACGAAGCTGCACTGAAGGCATTTAGGTGGCCGATAGGCTTCGTAACTACTGGTTTTGTCCATGGAAG TACTGGGAAAGATGCTGTTGCAGTCGCGTTCTGTGAAGCAAGGCTTCTCGCGGTGCTGCGACGACAACAGTGGGATCATGAGAGCATGCAGAGTCGAGAGATCTGCGTCCTTGTCAGGAACACGAGGTCGACGGCGTATCGACGAGCTCTCGCAACGGTTGTCCTGGAGCAACAGGAGGAAGATCTAGAGTTTCTGTAG
- the LOC104584436 gene encoding uncharacterized protein KIAA0754-like, whose translation MRTGLSLAILLLAAAASADDLGYGGGGAEKKAEVVAEKKAKVADAYAVEKKPEAVAEKKAEIVAEKKAEAADAYADGVKKPEAVGEKKAEVVAEKKAEVKAEKKAEVKADAYAEKKAEKKAEKKAEVKAEKKADAYTEKKAEVKAEKKAEVKAEKKAEVKADAYAEKKAEVKAEVKAEKKAEVKAEKKAKGKSDAYAEKKAEKKAEVKAEKKVKGKVEAAKPEAGKAEKKAKHEKREKAKKAESKAPDAYAAPKAEPKKEEPKAPVAITPDAYAAPTKEEPKTPASTPEVPKKEEPAATTPVTPNKEEPKAPAPAAGTPDAYAAPKAKAPAPAAGTPDAYAAPKKEEATAPAPAAPKEEAKALAGTPDAYAAPKKEEAPAPAAGTPDALKKEVASAPALAAGTPDAYAAPKKEETPAPAAAATAPAAGTPDAYTVPKKEESKETTPAPESAVTEKKAEPETPAAATTDAYAAPKTAEPATPAAPMTTDAYAAPKTTKPETLAAPATTDAYAVPGAGADAWHKKLNPFSARN comes from the coding sequence ATGAGAACGGGGCTCTCCCTAGCGATCCTTCTCCTCGCTGCTGCCGCGTCGGCCGACGACCTTGGctatggcggtggtggcgccgaGAAGAAAGCTGAAGTAGTTGCCGAGAAGAAAGCCAAAGTGGCCGACGCCTATGCCGTGGAGAAGAAACCTGAAGCGGTTGCTGAGAAGAAAGCCGAAATTGTCGCCGAGAAGAAAGCTGAAGCAGCCGACGCCTATGCCGATGGGGTGAAGAAACCTGAAGCTGTTGGCGAGAAGAAAGCCGAAGTCGTCGCCGAGAAGAAAGCCGAAGTCAAAGCTGAGAAGAAAGCCGAAGTCAAAGCTGATGCCTACGCTGAGAAGAAAGCTGAGAAGAAAGCCGAGAAGAAAGCCGAAGTCAAAGCCGAAAAGAAAGCCGATGCCTACACCGAGAAGAAAGCTGAAGTGAAAGCCGAGAAGAAAGCCGAAGTGAAAGCCGAAAAGAAAGCTGAAGTTAAAGCCGATGCCTACGCGGAGAAGAAAGCTGAAGTGAAAGCCGAAGTCAAAGCCGAGAAGAAAGCGGAAGTAAAAGCCGAGAAGAAAGCCAAAGGCAAAAGTGATGCCTATGCCGAGAAGAAAGCTGAGAAGAAAGCCGAAGTAAAAGCCGAGAAGAAGGTCAAAGGTAAAGTAGAAGCCGCTAAGCCCGAGGCAGGCAAGGCCGAGAAGAAGGCCAAGCATGAGAAGCGTGAGAAGGCAAAGAAAGCCGAGTCCAAGGCACCCGACGCCTATGCCGCGCCTAAAGCTGAGCCGAAGAAGGAAGAGCCAAAGGCACCCGTGGCCATCACACCCGACGCCTATGCCGCTCCAACCAAGGAAGAGCCCAAAACACCTGCCAGCACACCTGAAGTGCCAAAGAAGGAAGAGCCTGCAGCCACCACCCCTGTGACACCAAACAAGGAAGAGCCCAAGGCACCGGCACCCGCGGCCGGCACCCCTGACGCCTACGCCGCCCCGAAGGCGAAGGCGCCCGCACCAGCTGCCGGCACACCCGACGCCTATGCCGCGCCGAAGAAGGAAGAGGCAACTGCACCCGCGCCAGCAGCACCAAAGGAAGAGGCAAAGGCGCTCGCCGGCACACCCGACGCTTACGCTGCCCCAAAGAAGGAAgaggcaccggcgccggcagccggcACCCCCGATGCACTGAAGAAGGAAGTGGCGTCGGCTCCTGCGCTTGCGGCCGGCACACCCGATGCCTATGCCGCgccaaagaaggaagaaacaccggcgccagcagcagccgccacAGCTCCAGCGGCCGGCACACCTGACGCCTACACCGTGCCAAAGAAGGAAGAGTCTAAGGAGACCACACCAGCACCTGAGTCAGCCGTcacggagaagaaggccgAGCCCGAGACACCGGCGGCTGCCACAACCGACGCCTATGCCGCTCCAAAGACCGCCGAGCCAGCGACGCCCGCCGCCCCCATGACAACCGACGCCTACGCCGCGCCAAAGACAACCAAGCCGGAGACCCTAGCTGCCCCCGCCACAACCGACGCCTATGCCGTGCCTGGGGCAGGAGCCGACGCCTGGCACAAGAAGCTGAATCCTTTCTCCGCGAGGAACTGA
- the LOC100846126 gene encoding fibrous sheath CABYR-binding protein — protein sequence MITMRAHVLLLLLAVATVPLTSTALSPDGLAPSTYAAEQQKPAPAADAKEEAPKVVAGANSNVMGGAASGLNYAGGEKKPKGKSDDAVKKPMENPEAKVIPGVKAAEKSNVYENAVASDKKALDAMKKSKIKSEEAEEKADEKKLKSKSESFGYDKTERKSKNKSDDMEDAEAKKKPKNKSDDIEDAEAKKKPKNKSDDIEDADAKKKSKNKSDDIEDAEAKKKPEKKSDSYEDAGAKKKEKKPKSKEDDSSEDTKKKSESKSEAYEDGSTKKKSKKKKKSGSSSEEDFDAVPMETPADESTPAADTPDGYQAPTTQTMTATDSPDGYTAPTTQTMAATDSPDGYVPASDSPDGNIPASDSPDGYAAPTTQTMAATDSPDGYVPATDSPDGEVPASDSPDGYDASTEKSSSSNKVNVQSFDDIALPVPQPVLKMLSPLIKAQCAKTEYPSVCETSIAKLPFIPPVLDSVGVLKLAMDAVRARIQEAKNDALEVANEPGTSKLAKGAISDCLQLYDDISYSYDNALAALKRGDKASAVAAVDGARTDIDTCDSGFRQSSKGKPPLAGQEKLLAKLSSNVLCMNRNLKLY from the coding sequence ATGATCACGATGAGAGCACacgtccttctcctcctcctcgccgttgCCACGGTGCCGCTCACATCGACGGCACTTAGCCCCGACGGGCTAGCGCCTAGCACCTACGCCGCCGAGCAGCAGAAaccagcgccggcggccgaTGCCAAAGAAGAAGCCCCTAAGGTTGTTGCCGGGGCAAATAGCAATGTTATGGGTGGTGCCGCCAGCGGCCTCAACTATGCTGGTGGTGAGAAGAAACCCAAAGGTAAGAGTGACGACGCCGTGAAGAAACCTATGGAGAACCCGGAGGCCAAGGTCATCCCTGGAGTCAAAGCTGCAGAGAAGAGCAATGTCTACGAGAATGCCGTGGCCTCTGACAAGAAAGCCCTCGATGCTATGAAGAAATCTAAAATCAAGAGTGAAGAAGCCGAGGAGAAAGCTGACgagaagaaattaaaaagtaAGAGCGAGTCCTTTGGGTATGACAAAACCGAGAGGAAATCCAAGAACAAGAGCGACGACatggaggacgccgaggccaagaagaaacccaagaacaagagcgacgacatcgaggacgcggaggccaagaagaaacccaagaacaAGAGTGACGACATCGAGGACGCTGACGCCAAGAAGAAATCCAAGAACAAGAGTGACGACATCGAGGATGCCGAGGCCAAGAAGAAACCCGAGAAAAAGAGTGACTCCTACGAGGACGCCGGtgccaagaaaaaagaaaagaaacccAAGAGCAAGGAGGATGACTCCTCGGAGGACACCAAGAAGAAATCCGAAAGCAAGAGTGAAGCCTACGAGGATGGAAGCACCAAGAAGAAgtccaaaaagaagaagaagagcgggTCATCATCCGAGGAAGATTTCGATGCGGTCCCCATGGAGACGCCCGCCGACGagtcgacgccggcggccgacACGCCCGATGGTTACCAAGCACCGACAACACAAACAATGACCGCGACCGACTCACCCGACGGCTACACTGCGCCGACAACACAAACAATGGCCGCGACCGACTCGCCCGACGGCTACGTCCCGGCATCCGACTCACCCGACGGCAACATCCCGGCGTCCGACTCACCTGACGGCTACGCTGCGCCGACAACACAAACAATGGCCGCGACCGACTCGCCAGATGGCTACGTCCCGGCGACAGACTCACCGGATGGTGAGGTCCCGGCATCCGACTCGCCGGACGGCTACGACGCCTCCACAGAGaaatccagcagcagcaacaaggtCAATGTGCAGTCCTTCGATGACATAGCACTCCCAGTCCCACAGCCGGTGCTCAAAATGCTAAGCCCACTCATCAAGGCCCAGTGCGCCAAGACTGAATACCCTTCCGTCTGCGAGACCTCCATCGCCAAGCTCCCCTTCATTCCCCCGGTGCTCGACAGCGTGGGCGTGCTCAAGCTCGCCATGGACGCCGTGCGCGCCAGGATCCAGGAGGCCAAGAACGACGCCCTGGAGGTGGCCAACGAGCCGGGCACCAGCAAGCTCGCCAAGGGCGCCATCAGCGACTGCCTCCAGCTCTACGACGACATCAGCTACAGCTACGACAACGCCCTGGCGGCGCTCAAGCGCGGCGACAAGGCGTCGGCGGTggccgccgtcgacggcgCCCGCACCGACATCGACACCTGCGACAGCGGCTTCAGGCAAAGCTCCAAGGGCAAGCCTCCCTTGGCCGGACAGGAGAAGCTCCTCGCAAAGCTCTCCAGCAATGTCCTCTGCATGAACAGAAACCTCAAACTTTATTGA